In the Vibrio gigantis genome, one interval contains:
- the rpoC gene encoding DNA-directed RNA polymerase subunit beta' — MKDLLNFLKAQHKTEEFDAIKIGLSSPDMIRSWSFGEVKKPETINYRTFKPERDGLFCARIFGPVKDYECLCGKYKRLKHRGVICEKCGVEVTQTKVRRDRMGHIELASPVAHIWFLKSLPSRIGLLMDIPLRDIERVLYFEMYVVTEPGMTDLEKSQMLTEEEYLDRLEEWGDEFTAKMGAEAIKDLLATMDLHQEVEEMREELETTNSETKRKKVTKRLKLVEAFIASGNDPQWMILTVLPVLPPDLRPLVPLDGGRFATSDLNDLYRRVINRNNRLKRLLELAAPDIIVRNEKRMLQESVDALLDNGRRGRAITGSNKRPLKSLADMIKGKQGRFRQNLLGKRVDYSGRSVITVGPYLRLHQCGLPKKMALELFKPFIYSKLETRGMATTIKAAKKMVEREEAIVWDILDEVIREHPVLLNRAPTLHRLGIQAFEPVLIEGKAIQLHPLVCAAYNADFDGDQMAVHVPLTLEAQLEARTLMMSTNNILSPASGDPIIVPSQDVVLGLYYMTRDKINVKGEGMYLAGPAEAEKAYRTKTAELHARVKVRITETVVDEDGNSTTETKMVDTTVGRAMLWQIVPAGLPYSIVNQKLGKKQISTLLNECYRKLGLKDTVVFADQIMYAGFAYAALSGVSVGIDDMVVPQAKYDEIESAEEEVREIQEQFQSGLVTAGERYNKVIDIWASTNDRVAKAMMDNLSSETVINRDGEEEQQESFNSIYMMADSGARGSAAQIRQLAGMRGLMARPDGSIIETPITANFKEGLNVLQYFISTHGARKGLADTALKTANSGYLTRRLVDVAQDVVVHEHDCGTHEGIDMMPHIEGGDVKVALSELALGRVVAEDVLKPGTEDVLIPRNTLIDEKWCQIMEDNSVDSMKVRSVVTCDADFGCCAQCYGRDLARGHLVNQGEAVGVIAAQSIGEPGTQLTMRTFHIGGAASTAAAENSIQAKTTGTVKLHNAKFVVNKDKKLVITSRASEMTIIDEFGRTKEKHKLPYGSMLTKGDNAAVTAGEVVANWEAHTMPIITEVAGRIQFVDMIDGITVSRQTDDLTGLSSSEVTDAAARPAAGKDMRPAIKLVDEQGNDVMIPGTEMPAHYFLPGKAIVNIEDGAEVGIGDTLSRIPQKSSGNKDITGGLPRVADLFEARKPKEPAILAEHTGTVSFGKETKGKRRLVITREGGDAYEEMIPKHRQLNVFEGEKIERGDVIADGPETPHDILRLRGIHAVTQYIANEVQEVYRLQGVKINDKHIETIVRQMLRKCTITHSGDSPFLPGEQVEYHNVKIANRKLEAEGKELVRFERDLLGITKASLATESFISAASFQETTRVLTEAAVSGKRDDLRGLKENVIVGRLIPAGTGFAYHQERQKQREEEQEGPSAEQATDNLAALLNAGFSSEE, encoded by the coding sequence GTGAAAGACTTATTAAACTTTCTAAAAGCACAGCATAAGACCGAAGAATTTGATGCAATCAAAATCGGTCTATCTTCACCAGACATGATCCGTTCATGGTCTTTTGGTGAAGTTAAAAAGCCGGAAACAATTAACTATCGTACGTTCAAACCTGAGCGTGATGGTCTGTTCTGTGCACGTATTTTTGGTCCAGTTAAAGACTACGAATGTCTTTGTGGCAAATACAAGCGCCTGAAGCACCGTGGTGTTATCTGTGAGAAGTGTGGCGTTGAAGTTACACAAACTAAAGTTCGTCGTGACCGTATGGGCCACATCGAGCTAGCTTCACCAGTTGCTCACATCTGGTTCCTAAAATCACTACCGTCTCGTATCGGTCTACTAATGGATATCCCTCTACGTGATATCGAACGTGTTCTTTACTTCGAGATGTACGTAGTAACTGAACCAGGTATGACTGATCTAGAAAAATCTCAGATGCTTACTGAAGAAGAGTATCTGGATCGTCTAGAAGAGTGGGGTGACGAATTCACTGCTAAGATGGGTGCTGAAGCGATCAAAGATCTGCTTGCAACAATGGACCTTCATCAAGAAGTGGAAGAAATGCGCGAAGAGTTAGAAACAACTAACTCAGAAACTAAGCGTAAAAAAGTTACTAAGCGCCTGAAGCTAGTTGAAGCGTTTATTGCATCGGGTAACGATCCGCAATGGATGATTCTGACTGTACTTCCGGTTCTGCCGCCAGATCTACGTCCTCTAGTACCACTAGATGGCGGTCGTTTTGCGACTTCAGATCTGAACGACCTTTACCGTCGTGTGATCAACCGTAACAACCGTTTGAAGCGTCTTCTAGAGCTAGCTGCTCCGGACATCATCGTACGTAACGAAAAGCGTATGCTGCAAGAGTCTGTTGATGCACTTCTAGATAACGGTCGTCGTGGTCGTGCTATCACTGGTTCTAACAAGCGTCCTCTGAAATCTCTTGCTGATATGATCAAGGGTAAACAAGGTCGTTTCCGTCAGAACCTTCTAGGTAAACGTGTAGACTACTCTGGCCGTTCTGTAATCACAGTAGGTCCATACCTTCGTCTACATCAGTGTGGTCTTCCTAAGAAGATGGCACTTGAGCTATTTAAGCCGTTCATCTACAGCAAGCTAGAAACTCGTGGCATGGCTACGACAATCAAAGCTGCTAAGAAGATGGTAGAGCGCGAAGAAGCTATCGTTTGGGATATCCTAGATGAAGTAATCCGCGAACACCCAGTACTACTTAACCGTGCACCTACACTTCACCGTCTAGGTATCCAAGCGTTTGAACCAGTACTAATCGAAGGTAAAGCGATTCAGCTTCACCCACTAGTGTGTGCGGCATACAACGCCGACTTCGATGGTGACCAAATGGCGGTACACGTGCCTCTAACTCTAGAAGCACAGCTTGAAGCACGTACTCTGATGATGTCAACGAATAACATTCTGTCGCCAGCGTCAGGTGATCCGATCATCGTACCTTCTCAGGACGTTGTATTGGGTCTTTACTACATGACACGTGACAAGATCAACGTGAAAGGCGAAGGTATGTACCTTGCTGGCCCTGCTGAGGCTGAAAAGGCATACCGTACTAAGACTGCTGAGCTACACGCTCGCGTTAAAGTACGTATCACCGAGACTGTAGTAGATGAAGATGGTAACAGCACTACTGAAACGAAGATGGTTGATACAACTGTCGGCCGTGCAATGCTATGGCAAATCGTTCCAGCTGGCCTACCGTACAGCATCGTTAACCAAAAGTTAGGTAAGAAGCAGATCTCTACTCTTCTTAACGAGTGTTACCGTAAGCTTGGTCTGAAAGATACAGTAGTATTTGCTGACCAAATCATGTACGCAGGTTTTGCATACGCTGCACTTTCTGGTGTTTCTGTAGGTATCGACGATATGGTTGTACCTCAAGCGAAATACGATGAAATTGAATCTGCTGAAGAAGAAGTTCGTGAAATCCAAGAGCAATTCCAATCTGGTCTTGTTACTGCGGGTGAGCGTTACAACAAAGTTATCGATATCTGGGCATCTACGAATGACCGTGTTGCGAAAGCAATGATGGATAACCTTTCTTCTGAAACTGTTATTAACCGTGACGGCGAAGAAGAACAGCAAGAATCGTTCAACAGCATCTACATGATGGCCGACTCGGGCGCACGTGGTTCTGCAGCTCAGATTCGTCAGCTAGCAGGTATGCGTGGTCTGATGGCGCGTCCAGATGGTTCAATCATCGAAACGCCGATCACAGCGAACTTTAAAGAAGGTCTAAACGTCCTTCAGTACTTTATCTCAACGCACGGTGCTCGTAAGGGTCTTGCGGATACAGCACTGAAAACAGCAAACTCGGGTTACCTAACTCGTCGTCTAGTAGACGTTGCTCAAGACGTTGTAGTACACGAACATGACTGTGGCACGCATGAAGGTATCGACATGATGCCTCACATCGAAGGTGGTGACGTTAAAGTTGCACTTTCTGAGCTTGCTCTAGGTCGTGTAGTTGCTGAAGACGTTCTTAAGCCGGGTACTGAAGATGTACTGATTCCACGTAATACTCTGATTGATGAGAAGTGGTGTCAGATCATGGAAGACAACTCAGTAGATAGCATGAAAGTGCGCTCTGTTGTTACCTGTGATGCAGACTTCGGTTGTTGTGCACAGTGTTACGGTCGTGACCTAGCACGTGGTCACCTAGTGAACCAAGGTGAAGCAGTTGGTGTTATCGCTGCACAATCTATCGGTGAACCGGGTACACAGCTAACGATGCGTACGTTCCACATCGGTGGTGCGGCATCTACTGCAGCAGCAGAGAACAGCATCCAAGCTAAGACAACTGGTACTGTGAAACTTCACAATGCTAAGTTCGTAGTTAACAAAGATAAGAAACTGGTTATCACTTCTCGTGCATCTGAGATGACGATTATTGATGAATTCGGCCGTACTAAAGAGAAGCACAAACTTCCTTACGGTTCGATGCTAACCAAAGGCGACAACGCAGCAGTTACTGCTGGTGAAGTTGTAGCTAACTGGGAAGCGCATACCATGCCAATCATCACAGAAGTGGCAGGTCGTATCCAATTCGTAGATATGATCGATGGTATTACAGTTTCTCGTCAAACTGACGATCTAACTGGTCTTTCTTCAAGTGAAGTGACAGACGCAGCAGCTCGCCCAGCAGCAGGTAAAGATATGCGTCCAGCTATCAAACTTGTTGATGAGCAAGGTAACGACGTAATGATTCCTGGTACTGAAATGCCAGCTCACTACTTCCTACCTGGCAAAGCGATTGTAAACATCGAAGATGGCGCTGAAGTTGGCATCGGTGACACACTATCTCGTATCCCTCAAAAATCGAGCGGAAACAAAGATATCACCGGTGGTCTACCACGCGTAGCTGACCTATTCGAAGCTCGTAAGCCTAAAGAGCCTGCGATCCTTGCTGAGCACACAGGTACTGTGTCTTTCGGTAAAGAAACGAAAGGTAAGCGTCGTCTAGTAATCACTCGTGAAGGCGGTGACGCTTACGAAGAGATGATTCCTAAGCATCGTCAATTGAACGTGTTCGAAGGTGAGAAGATTGAACGTGGTGATGTAATCGCCGACGGTCCTGAAACTCCACACGATATCCTGCGTCTACGTGGTATCCACGCAGTAACTCAGTACATCGCGAACGAAGTTCAAGAAGTTTACCGCTTACAAGGCGTAAAGATTAACGATAAGCACATTGAGACTATCGTTCGTCAAATGCTACGTAAGTGTACAATCACTCATTCTGGTGACTCTCCGTTCCTACCTGGCGAACAAGTTGAGTACCACAATGTTAAGATTGCTAACCGTAAGCTAGAAGCTGAAGGTAAAGAACTAGTACGTTTCGAACGTGACCTACTAGGTATTACTAAAGCATCTCTTGCAACTGAGTCATTCATCTCAGCTGCATCGTTCCAAGAAACGACTCGCGTACTAACAGAAGCTGCGGTTTCTGGTAAGCGTGATGACCTTCGTGGTCTGAAAGAGAACGTAATTGTTGGTCGTCTGATCCCAGCTGGTACTGGTTTCGCTTACCACCAAGAGCGTCAAAAGCAACGTGAAGAAGAGCAAGAAGGTCCTTCAGCTGAACAAGCTACTGACAATCTAGCAGCACTTCTAAACGCTGGTTTCTCTTCAGAAGAGTAA
- the rplJ gene encoding 50S ribosomal protein L10, whose protein sequence is MALNLQDKKAIVAEVNEAASGALSAVVADSRGVEVGAMTSLRKQAREAGVYMKVVRNTLARRAVQGTDYECLVDTFTGPTLIAFSNEHPGAAARLFKDFAKENKDFEIKAAAFEGAVTDAEVLATLPTYDEAIARLMMCMKEASAGKLVRTIAAVRDQKEEAAA, encoded by the coding sequence ATGGCTTTAAATCTTCAAGACAAAAAAGCAATTGTTGCTGAAGTCAACGAAGCTGCCAGTGGTGCACTTTCTGCAGTTGTAGCTGATTCTCGTGGCGTTGAAGTTGGCGCAATGACTTCTCTACGTAAACAAGCTCGCGAAGCGGGTGTTTACATGAAAGTTGTTCGTAACACACTAGCACGCCGTGCGGTTCAGGGTACAGACTACGAGTGTCTAGTAGACACTTTCACTGGTCCAACTCTGATCGCATTCTCTAATGAGCACCCAGGTGCTGCAGCGCGTCTTTTCAAAGACTTCGCTAAAGAGAATAAAGATTTCGAGATCAAAGCTGCTGCATTTGAAGGCGCAGTTACTGATGCTGAAGTACTAGCGACACTACCAACTTACGACGAAGCTATCGCACGCCTAATGATGTGCATGAAAGAAGCTTCTGCTGGCAAGCTGGTTCGTACTATCGCTGCTGTTCGCGACCAAAAAGAAGAAGCTGCGGCATAA
- the rpoB gene encoding DNA-directed RNA polymerase subunit beta gives MVYSYTEKKRIRKDFGTRPQVLDIPYLLSIQLDSFDKFIEQDPEGQYGLEAAFRSVFPIQSYNGNSELQYVSYRLGEPVFDVKECQIRGVTYSKPLRVKLRLVIFDRDAPAGTVKDIKEQEVYMGEIPLMTDNGTFVINGTERVIVSQLHRSPGVFFDSDKGKTHSSGKVLYNARVIPYRGSWLDFEFDPKDNLFVRIDRRRKLPASIILRALGKSTEEILDLFFDKVNFEVKDQTLLMELVPDRLRGETASFDIEANGKTYVETGRRVTARHIRQLEKDGVEHIEVPVEYIVGKVASKDYINEATGEIIVGANQEISLEALANLSQAGHKALQTLFTNDLDHGPFMSDTLRADSTVDRISALVEIYRMMRPGEPPTKEAAESLFESLFFSEERYDLSTVGRMKFNSSIEREEEEERGTLDESDIIEVMKKLIGIRNGIGEVDDIDHLGNRRIRSVGEMAENQFRVGLVRVERAVKERLSLGDLDAIMPQDLINAKPISAAVKEFFGSSQLSQFMDQNNPLSEVTHKRRISALGPGGLTRERAGFEVRDVHVTHYGRLCPIETPEGPNIGLINSLSAFARCNDYGFLETPYRRVVDGVVTEEVDYLSAIQEGQFVIAQANTILTEEGTFADELITARQKGESGLHPRDHVDYMDVATNQVVSIAASLIPFLEHDDANRALMGANMQRQAVPTLKADKPLVGTGIERNIAVDSGVTAVAKRGGQVQSVDASRIVVKVNEDELVPGEAGIDIYNLTKYTRSNQNTCINQRPTVLPGEPVARGDVLADGPSTDLGELALGQNMRIAFMPWNGYNFEDSILVSERVVQEDRFTTIHIQELSCVARDTKLGSEEITADIPNVGESALSKLDESGIVYIGAEVKGGDILVGKVTPKGETQLTPEEKLLRAIFGEKASDVKDTSLRVPNSVSGTIIDVQVFTRDGVEKDKRALEIEQMQLKEAKKDLTEEFQILEGGLLNRVKAVLLSGGYSEAKLDTIGRKQWLEQVLEDDALQTQLEQLAEQWDELKADFDKKFETKRRKITQGDDLAPGVLKIVKVYLAVKRRIQPGDKMAGRHGNKGVISKINPVEDMPYDEKGQPVDIVLNPLGVPSRMNIGQILEVHLGLAAKGIGDKINQMVKEQQELHKFREFLQKVYDLGDTRQKVDIAELSDDQVRTLIKNLRGGLPIATPVFDGASEALIKELLKLGDLPESGQLKLFDGRTGDSFERPVTVGYMYMLKLNHLVDDKMHARSTGSYSLVTQQPLGGKAQFGGQRFGEMEVWALEAYGAAYTLQEMLTVKSDDVNGRTKMYKNIVDGNHSMEPGMPESFNVLLKEIRSLGINIELEDEE, from the coding sequence ATGGTTTACTCTTATACCGAGAAAAAGCGCATCCGTAAGGATTTTGGTACTCGTCCACAAGTTTTGGACATTCCATACCTGTTATCGATCCAGCTTGATTCTTTCGACAAATTCATCGAACAGGATCCAGAAGGTCAATACGGTCTTGAAGCTGCTTTCCGTTCTGTATTTCCAATTCAGAGCTACAACGGCAATTCTGAGCTGCAATACGTTAGCTACCGTCTTGGTGAGCCAGTTTTTGACGTTAAAGAATGTCAAATCCGCGGTGTTACTTACTCAAAGCCACTACGCGTAAAACTACGTCTAGTTATCTTTGATCGAGATGCACCAGCAGGTACTGTAAAAGACATTAAAGAACAAGAAGTCTACATGGGCGAAATTCCGCTTATGACAGACAATGGTACTTTCGTAATTAATGGTACCGAGAGGGTTATCGTATCCCAGCTGCACCGAAGCCCAGGCGTGTTCTTCGACAGTGATAAGGGTAAGACCCACTCATCAGGTAAAGTTCTTTATAACGCACGTGTAATTCCTTACCGTGGCTCATGGTTAGACTTTGAGTTCGACCCTAAGGATAACTTATTCGTACGTATCGACCGTCGTCGTAAGCTACCAGCATCGATTATTCTTCGTGCACTTGGTAAATCGACTGAAGAGATCCTAGATCTGTTCTTCGACAAGGTGAACTTCGAAGTTAAAGACCAAACTCTTCTTATGGAGTTGGTTCCTGATCGTCTACGTGGTGAAACTGCGTCATTCGACATCGAAGCAAACGGTAAAACTTACGTTGAGACTGGTCGTCGTGTTACTGCTCGTCATATCCGTCAGCTTGAAAAAGATGGCGTTGAGCACATCGAAGTACCAGTTGAGTACATCGTTGGTAAAGTTGCATCTAAAGATTACATCAATGAAGCAACTGGCGAGATCATCGTTGGCGCGAACCAAGAGATTAGCCTAGAAGCACTTGCTAACCTGTCTCAAGCAGGTCACAAGGCTCTACAAACTCTGTTCACGAATGACCTAGATCACGGTCCATTCATGTCAGACACTCTACGTGCAGATAGCACAGTAGATCGCATCTCTGCATTGGTAGAAATCTACCGCATGATGCGTCCTGGCGAGCCACCAACGAAAGAAGCTGCAGAATCTCTATTCGAAAGCCTATTCTTCTCTGAAGAACGTTACGACCTATCAACTGTAGGCCGTATGAAGTTCAACAGCTCTATTGAGCGTGAAGAAGAAGAAGAGCGCGGTACTCTGGATGAATCAGACATCATCGAAGTGATGAAGAAGCTGATCGGTATCCGTAACGGTATTGGTGAAGTGGACGATATCGACCACCTTGGCAACCGTCGTATTCGTTCTGTAGGTGAAATGGCAGAAAACCAATTCCGTGTTGGTCTAGTTCGTGTAGAACGTGCCGTTAAAGAGCGCCTAAGCCTTGGTGACCTTGATGCAATCATGCCTCAAGATCTTATCAACGCTAAGCCGATCTCTGCTGCAGTTAAAGAATTCTTTGGCTCTTCACAGCTTTCACAGTTCATGGACCAAAACAACCCATTGTCAGAAGTTACGCACAAACGTCGTATCTCTGCTTTAGGTCCTGGTGGTCTTACTCGTGAGCGCGCAGGCTTCGAAGTACGTGACGTTCACGTAACTCACTACGGTCGTCTATGTCCGATCGAAACGCCTGAAGGCCCAAACATCGGTCTAATTAACTCGCTATCTGCGTTTGCACGTTGTAACGATTACGGTTTCCTAGAAACTCCGTACCGTCGTGTAGTAGATGGTGTAGTAACAGAAGAAGTTGATTACCTGTCTGCAATCCAGGAAGGTCAATTCGTAATCGCGCAAGCAAACACTATTCTTACTGAAGAAGGTACGTTTGCAGATGAGCTAATCACAGCTCGTCAAAAAGGTGAATCTGGTCTTCACCCACGCGATCACGTTGACTACATGGACGTTGCGACAAACCAAGTAGTATCTATCGCTGCTTCGCTTATCCCGTTCCTAGAACACGATGATGCGAACCGTGCATTGATGGGTGCCAACATGCAACGTCAAGCTGTACCAACACTTAAGGCTGATAAGCCTCTAGTAGGTACTGGTATCGAACGTAACATCGCAGTTGACTCTGGTGTTACAGCGGTTGCTAAACGTGGTGGTCAAGTTCAGTCTGTAGACGCTTCTCGTATCGTAGTTAAGGTTAACGAAGATGAATTGGTACCTGGCGAAGCTGGTATCGATATCTACAACCTAACTAAGTACACGCGTTCGAACCAAAACACATGTATTAACCAACGTCCAACTGTACTTCCTGGTGAACCAGTTGCACGCGGCGATGTTCTTGCTGATGGTCCTTCAACAGACCTTGGTGAACTTGCTCTTGGCCAAAACATGCGTATCGCATTCATGCCTTGGAACGGTTACAACTTCGAAGACTCGATCTTAGTATCTGAGCGCGTAGTTCAAGAAGACCGTTTCACGACAATCCACATTCAAGAACTATCTTGTGTGGCTCGTGATACTAAGCTGGGCTCTGAAGAGATCACAGCTGATATTCCAAACGTAGGTGAGTCTGCTCTGTCTAAACTAGACGAGTCAGGTATCGTTTACATTGGTGCTGAAGTTAAGGGTGGCGACATCCTAGTTGGTAAAGTAACACCTAAAGGTGAAACTCAACTGACACCTGAAGAGAAGCTACTACGTGCAATCTTCGGTGAGAAAGCATCTGATGTTAAAGATACTTCTCTACGTGTACCAAACTCTGTTTCGGGTACTATCATCGATGTACAAGTCTTCACTCGCGATGGCGTAGAGAAAGACAAGCGTGCACTTGAAATCGAACAGATGCAGCTTAAAGAAGCGAAGAAAGACCTAACTGAAGAGTTCCAAATTCTTGAGGGTGGCCTTCTTAACCGTGTTAAAGCTGTACTTCTGTCTGGTGGTTACTCTGAAGCTAAGCTTGATACTATCGGTCGTAAGCAATGGCTAGAGCAAGTTCTAGAAGACGATGCGCTACAAACACAGCTTGAGCAACTTGCTGAGCAGTGGGATGAGCTAAAAGCAGACTTCGATAAGAAGTTTGAAACTAAGCGTCGTAAAATCACTCAAGGTGATGATCTAGCGCCTGGCGTTCTTAAGATTGTTAAAGTTTACCTAGCGGTTAAACGTCGTATCCAGCCTGGTGATAAGATGGCCGGTCGTCACGGTAACAAAGGTGTAATCTCTAAGATTAACCCTGTTGAAGACATGCCATACGATGAGAAAGGTCAACCTGTAGACATCGTACTTAACCCGTTGGGTGTACCATCGCGTATGAACATCGGTCAGATCCTAGAAGTTCACTTAGGTTTGGCTGCTAAAGGTATCGGTGACAAGATCAACCAAATGGTTAAGGAGCAACAAGAACTGCATAAGTTCCGTGAGTTCCTACAGAAGGTTTATGATCTTGGTGATACTCGTCAGAAAGTTGATATTGCTGAACTGTCTGATGATCAAGTTCGTACACTGATCAAGAACCTACGTGGCGGTCTACCGATTGCTACTCCTGTGTTCGACGGTGCTTCAGAAGCGTTAATCAAAGAACTACTTAAACTGGGTGATCTGCCAGAATCTGGTCAGCTTAAACTGTTTGATGGTCGTACTGGTGATTCGTTTGAGCGTCCTGTAACTGTTGGTTACATGTACATGCTGAAACTGAACCACTTGGTTGATGACAAGATGCATGCTCGTTCAACTGGTTCTTACAGCCTAGTAACTCAGCAACCACTTGGTGGTAAAGCTCAGTTCGGTGGTCAGCGTTTCGGTGAGATGGAAGTATGGGCACTAGAAGCATACGGTGCAGCATATACTCTACAAGAAATGCTAACAGTTAAGTCAGATGACGTTAACGGCCGTACTAAGATGTATAAGAACATCGTAGACGGTAACCATAGCATGGAACCTGGCATGCCAGAGTCGTTCAACGTACTGTTGAAAGAGATTCGCTCGCTAGGTATCAACATCGAGCTAGAAGACGAAGAGTAA
- the rplL gene encoding 50S ribosomal protein L7/L12 has product MSITNEQILDAVAEMSVMQVVELIEAMEEKFGVTAAAAVVAGGAAGGDAAAEQTEFDVILTAAGANKVQVIKAVRGATGLGLKEAKGLVDSAPAALKEGVDKAEAEALKAQLEEAGASVEIK; this is encoded by the coding sequence ATGTCTATTACTAACGAGCAAATCCTAGACGCAGTTGCAGAAATGTCTGTAATGCAAGTTGTTGAGCTTATCGAAGCTATGGAAGAGAAATTCGGCGTTACTGCAGCTGCTGCTGTTGTAGCTGGCGGCGCAGCTGGCGGCGACGCTGCTGCTGAGCAAACTGAATTCGACGTTATCCTAACTGCTGCTGGCGCTAACAAAGTACAAGTTATCAAAGCTGTACGTGGCGCAACTGGCCTAGGTCTTAAAGAAGCTAAAGGTCTTGTAGACTCAGCTCCTGCAGCGCTTAAAGAAGGCGTTGACAAAGCTGAAGCTGAAGCTCTTAAAGCACAGCTAGAAGAAGCTGGCGCTTCTGTTGAAATCAAGTAA
- the rplA gene encoding 50S ribosomal protein L1 — protein sequence MAKLTKRMRVIRDKVDATKEYEINEAVALLKELATAKFVESVDVAVNLGIDARKSDQNVRGATVLPHGTGRDIRVAVFTQGANAEAAKAAGADIVGMEDLAEQVKKGEMNFDVVVASPDAMRVVGQLGTILGPRGLMPNPKVGTVTPNVAEAVKNAKAGQVRYRNDKNGIIHTTIGKASFEANQLQENLEALLVALKKAKPSSAKGTYLKKVSISTTMGAGVAVDQASLDTQAN from the coding sequence ATGGCTAAACTTACTAAGCGTATGCGCGTAATTCGCGACAAAGTTGACGCGACTAAAGAATACGAAATCAACGAAGCTGTTGCTCTTCTTAAAGAACTAGCTACTGCTAAATTCGTTGAGTCTGTAGATGTTGCTGTTAACCTAGGCATCGATGCTCGTAAATCTGACCAAAACGTTCGTGGCGCAACTGTGCTACCTCACGGTACTGGCCGTGACATCCGCGTTGCTGTGTTCACTCAAGGTGCAAACGCAGAAGCAGCTAAAGCAGCTGGCGCAGATATCGTTGGTATGGAAGATCTTGCTGAGCAAGTGAAAAAAGGCGAAATGAACTTCGACGTTGTTGTTGCTTCTCCAGATGCAATGCGTGTTGTTGGTCAACTAGGTACAATCCTAGGTCCACGCGGCCTTATGCCAAACCCTAAAGTTGGTACTGTAACTCCTAACGTTGCTGAAGCAGTTAAGAACGCTAAAGCTGGTCAGGTTCGTTACCGTAACGACAAGAACGGCATCATCCACACTACTATCGGTAAAGCATCTTTCGAAGCTAACCAGCTTCAAGAGAACCTAGAAGCTCTTCTAGTTGCTCTTAAGAAAGCTAAGCCTTCTTCAGCTAAGGGTACTTACCTGAAGAAAGTAAGCATCTCTACTACGATGGGTGCTGGTGTTGCTGTTGATCAAGCTAGTCTTGACACTCAAGCAAACTAA
- the rplK gene encoding 50S ribosomal protein L11, whose amino-acid sequence MAKKVEAYIKLQVAAGMANPSPPVGPALGQHGVNIMEFCKAFNAKTESVEKGLPTPVVITVYNDRSFTFVTKTPPAAVLLKKAAGVKSGSGRPNTEKVGTVTDAQVQEIAETKAADMTGADIEAMKRSIAGTARSMGLVVEG is encoded by the coding sequence ATGGCTAAGAAAGTTGAAGCTTATATCAAACTGCAAGTTGCAGCTGGTATGGCAAACCCAAGTCCACCGGTTGGTCCTGCTCTAGGTCAACACGGCGTGAACATCATGGAATTCTGTAAAGCGTTCAACGCAAAAACAGAATCTGTTGAGAAAGGTCTACCTACTCCAGTAGTTATTACTGTTTACAACGACCGTTCTTTCACGTTCGTAACTAAGACTCCACCTGCTGCTGTTCTTCTTAAGAAAGCTGCTGGCGTTAAGTCTGGTTCAGGTCGTCCAAACACTGAGAAAGTTGGTACTGTAACTGACGCTCAAGTTCAGGAAATCGCAGAAACTAAAGCTGCTGATATGACTGGTGCTGACATCGAAGCAATGAAGCGTTCTATTGCTGGTACTGCTCGTTCAATGGGCCTAGTGGTAGAGGGATAA